One Helianthus annuus cultivar XRQ/B chromosome 12, HanXRQr2.0-SUNRISE, whole genome shotgun sequence genomic region harbors:
- the LOC110895002 gene encoding cytochrome P450 CYP72A219: protein MEVSGVIVIILALSAFGLFNWLWLKPKRMEKFLRKQGLKGSSYRFFSGDLQEIVKLAVEAKSKPIKLNDDILPRVLPYEHKAVTAYGKNFFTWMGPTPIVHFSEPALVKEILSNVYQFHKPSGGNPLRKLLETGLVNKDADQWTKHRKIMNPAFHVEKLKHMVPAFYTCTAEMINKWEDMLKTQSSCELNIVPYFKRLTCDVISRTAFGSSFEEGQRIFELLIEQVDLLVKTRQSIYIPGTSWLPTKRNNRMREIDRELKTLIRSHIDNRIIAMERGEGMKDDLLGILLDSNFKAIKEQGNNNSGLTIDEIIEECKFLYVGGHETTLNFLVWSMVLLAQHTDWQDKARDEVSQFIGDNIPDKDALNRLKILGMFINEVLRLYPPAPMTQRMIHQETKLGDITLPAGSMLHLHIMLLHHDRDVWGDDVKEFKPERFSDGVSKVTKGQASYVPFGVGPRICIAQNSTLMEAKLVLAMILKRYRLELSPSYTHAPHVYVTLEAQHGAHLILHKL, encoded by the exons ATGGAAGTAAGTGGAGTAATAGTGATCATATTGGCATTGAGTGCATTCGGATTGTTTAATTGGTTGTGGTTAAAACCAAAGAGGATGGAAAAGTTTTTAAGAAAGCAAGGCCTCAAGGGAAGTTCATATAGATTCTTTTCGGGAGACTTGCAAGAGATTGTGAAGTTGGCTGTAGAGGCCAAATCAAAGCCCATAAAACTAAACGACGATATCCTTCCTCGAGTCTTGCCATACGAGCATAAAGCGGTTACTGCTTATG GAAAAAACTTCTTCACCTGGATGGGTCCCACACCAATTGTGCATTTTAGTGAACCAGCTTTGGTAAAGGAGATCTTGAGTAATGTCTATCAATTTCATAAGCCAAGTGGTGGAAACCCTTTAAGAAAATTGCTAGAAACAGGTCTAGTAAACAAGGATGCTGATCAATGGACCAAACACAGGAAAATCATGAATCCTGCTTTCCATGTTGAGAAGCTAAAG CATATGGTGCCTGCATTTTATACGTGTACTGCTGAGATGATTAACAAATGGGAAGATATGTTAAAGACCCAAAGCTCTTGTGAGCTGAATATTGTGCCTTATTTTAAAAGACTCACGTGTGATGTAATTTCGCGTACTGCATTCGGTAGCAGCTTCGAGGAAGGCCAAAGAATATTTGAACTACTAATAGAACAGGTAGACTTGCTTGTCAAGACTAGGCAATCAATCTACATTCCTGGAACAAG TTGGTTACCAACAAAAAGAAATAACAGGATGAGGGAAATTGACCGTGAACTGAAGACATTAATAAGGAGTCACATAGACAATCGAATAATCGCGATGGAACGAGGGGAAGGTATGAAGGATGACTTGTTGGGCATACTACTGGATTCAAATTTTAAAGCAATAAAAGAACAAGGGAATAACAACTCTGGTTTAACTATCGATGAAATTATCGAAGAGTGTAAGTTTCTCTATGTTGGAGGACATGAGACCACACTGAATTTTCTTGTTTGGAGTATGGTGCTGTTGGCCCAACACACAGATTGGCAAGACAAGGCTAGAGATGAAGTTTCACAATTCATTGGGGATAACATACCAGACAAAGATGCGTTGAATCGTTTAAAAATC CTTGGCATGTTTATAAATGAGGTACTTAGACTTTACCCACCAGCGCCAATGACGCAACGCATGATACATCAGGAAACCAAATTAGGGGACATAACATTACCTGCTGGATCTATGTTACATTTGCATATTATGCTTTTGCACCATGACCGTGACGTATGGGGTGACGATGTGAAGGAGTTCAAGCCCGAGAGATTTTCTGATGGTGTGTCGAAGGTAACTAAGGGTCAGGCATCATACGTTCCTTTTGGTGTGGGTCCACGTATATGTATTGCGCAAAATTCTACTTTAATGGAAGCAAAACTGGTACTCGCAATGATTCTAAAACGCTATCGCTTGGAACTATCACCATCGTATACGCATGCCCCGCACGTCTACGTCACTCTTGAAGCTCAGCATGGAGCTCATTTGATACTACATAAACTTTAA